atagtccatttcaaatacgaaggcccgatggcaCTTGAGACGGTCAATTAGCGTTAACAATAGGATTAGTGATAACAAAAGATACCTGATTGCACCGACAAAAAGATTGCACCGACgcgtgccaatttgaagtgggcctaattagataacaaaaggcaaacattatgagccctattgttaagtttcgagtgccatcgggccttcgtatttgaaatggactataATTAAACAACTTTCTTGCTTAATTTACTTTTTAGATGTTGAACCAACGAACTTACAAGATATTTGATTTTAATCGAACTGGAAATAATTGTGTACACTTATTACTAATTGTCTAAACGACCAATGGTGAAAATAACTGGTTATAACACTAATAAATACGATAAAAACATTAAGGTAAACAACTAATAAACAGTAGCAAGCTATTACTGACCAACTACCGGTAATTATGTAAACATCTTgtcaataacaataaaaataaaccaTAAATTGCATCAAGGAGACACTCATCATTCTATTTTACTTACGTCAAGCCGTTTGCGCAAAATACAAagccaaataaattaaaaagtaaatttaaaaagTTACCTGAGCTAGGTCTGTCACTATATCTCGTGCAGTACACCCAAGCAGGCCACAGATTAGCGTTTCCCTGGCCATTCGCTTCTGAACTGCCACACGTGGAAGGGGCCCCACTGGATGTTGAAGATACTATGGAACTTGCTGAATCTGGCCTCTTAGCTTCAACCGGCTTAGGAATCTCTTTCTCTTTTTGCACTTCCCCGATTTGCGAAACAGTCTGCCGTAAACCACCCAACGGAGGCAATCTGTTAAAGTCAGGCTCTTTAGATTTTAAATAATCGAAGCTGTACTTCTGGAAATCATTCTGTTTCGATAAATCGTAAGGTTTGTAGAGGATGCTATGGTTAGGCCCGACGGATTTCGGCCCTTCGATCTTGCTCGTTTTTCTTAAAGCATTTAAACCGAATTCGGGGTGTAGGATGTTGCTGATTGAGAAGTTGATTGGTAAGGCTGGTTGTTGTCTTTGAGTTGGTTTCGGGTCAAAATCTTGGTTGATAACAGGTTTGACATCAGGCGTTTCGGGTCTGTAGTAGTTCTGGTATTCTTGAGGGCTCGGCGGCGGTGAGTTAGGCTGGACCTTGACGATCGTCATCGGAGTGTTGCGTTCGTACCTCGGTTCAATTGTCGTGCAGGTGTACTGACTGGGCTggcaataagtacctaagttctCTGCGTGCGGAGCCGGTACTCTCGCCACCGGTCCTGGACTGTTTGCCTGATTCGGACTGCAACGGTCTTCGAAAGCCATGTCTCAATATCACTCAATGTCTTTATTATACAGTCGATACACAGCTCACTTTCATCGATTTATGCATGTCAGTTTGTAATTCAAATTTGGAACGCGGCTGTCAGTTTGACAGATGGGACGACTGCGCACGACCGCGGCGGCCGACTGACTGAGCTGCTGAGGGGACACGCCCCTCAACAAACAAGCTTTTTTTCACCCTACCCCCTTCGGTTTCGTAGGCGTGATCCGTTTAGGCCCCGACGCTTTTGAAAGTGCTCCGTCTCTTTTTAACTTGTGTGTTTTACTGTGGGGTGAGTGGGACGGGTGTAGCAATTGATTTAACGTGATTGTGTATTTAGTGGGCACGGAGGGATTTGTGAATTCTGTTGTAAATTGGCGGTATGGCTCTTTTGCGTTCGTAATGTATCAATATCGTGCTTTTGAACTGAATTTCAATTAAAGCCTGACAGAATTATTATATTGATAGGCGTTTGATGAATTATTGAACGTTTTCTTCTTTTTAAATGTCATAGCGTAATTAAGTTGTTTTGGTATTTTTAGATTTTCTTATGATCAGTTTTTGTTCTTGGTAGATACAATGTTTTGTATGTTGTTAAAAAATTCCGGTTTACCTCATAGGCAATAGTACTTAAATGGTGAATtgtattatttgtatttaaaaataaatcgtttaatattaagtattccaatagaaaataaaatgtataaaaatggGTAAACATCCAAATAGTTAATTAaatgaattttaaatattattgtacttAATTATGCAGGTACTCCAAACTTAAAATTATatcaaactagcttttgcccgcggcttcgctcgcgttagaaagagataaaaagtagcctatgtcactcttcatcctttcaactatctccacttaaaaaatcacgacgattcgtcgctccattttgccatgaaaggcggacaaacaaacagacacacacactttcccatttataatattagtatggatgtttcaaatgtaaaatgttttttaaaatgttttttagttttttttttaattatgattttattagttaggtaaataaaaacaaagttaTTTTGTCCATAATATAGGTAAGCTTACCTGGTATGGTCACTAtaaattcattttaaattaaacataaaaatatttttgataggtaggtactattaactagatatttttattcaacacttttttgttttttctcCATTTCTTTGAAAAACGTTCTACTGTAAAAGGAAAAAACCTTCAAACATAAAGTTGCTTTTAACAGTGTAACTCAAAAAAACAGTGAAACCTTCGCATGTTAACGATCCATTGTCTCCCagttttttagattttttgagTTATGCAGTTTTAGCTTAAGGCcacaaaatatagttttttcttttaattttcttttgtagTCTGAAGTTTATTTACTAGTTctagtattatataatatatttgggATTTATaatttttggttttgtaaattgtaccTAAACATTTTATAGGTACCCACTACCTTATGAATATGATTAAATATCGTTTGCAAACGGAATGCTAACAATTACCCATAtgtaatttacataataaataaataaatattacaggacattcttacagagattgactgagtctcacggtaagatcaagaaggcttgtgttgtgggcactcagacgacatatataatatacaaatacataggaaacatccatgactcaggaacaaatatccgtgttcatcacacaaataaatgcccttaccgggattcccaggatcgcggcttagcaggcaaggtcactacgcgctaggccatagccacacctcggacactcgcgatcaaatatattgaaagaggcgcattcctagcacacagtctaagctcgtgtaggtgaacgcgtactatgcttgtatgagtgaaatatgacaggtcgactgttcacgtttttgacaggcggtaactgtgaggtaaccgagagggggtgggcggcactttcagcggggagcgggagtggccatactgtacgatagtactctttattatactgtgccatagCAGTCATCATCATATATACATAAAAATACGTTTCCTATATTTTTTGCCTGATTTTTTTCAGCAACTATTTAATAAactttacattttgttttaataatttgccAAGGCTCATGGCATGGCATCCGCTTAGGCAACTAAtcccaggatttggcgtagacactagtttttacgaaaacgactaccatctgacattccaacccaaagggtaaactaggtcTTATTCGGATAAgaccggtttcctcgcgatttTTTTCTTCACTGAAAAGCTAATGGCTCAGTTCCAAAAACTCTTGTAGGTGgtatttgaacccgcgaccttcggatgGTAATTCGCTCCTCAACCAAACATTCGGTCCATCAATAATAcgctttatttacatgaacatatttacatcattatataagaaacaaagactaaacttaaaagctagctagcTAGGTacctaatgtctaaaatagccCTTGAGGTATTGTGCTAAgggggtctatattaattcgcataactgaatactcctaatatgaattggcataccgtttattacgcataacgtttaatgcgcatatcattatttcgcataacagatttcgtataatgctaatgcgcataatgtaaattgttataacgatgaattggtataagtataataagcataactttgtttcgtagaatgtttaaatggcatacaagaaaattatattttcaccacactaacgggtaacggcttacttttctgttcgaaaacagatagcaaaattgcattttatccacaagagtgcaaagtaaagagtcatacaaattttaacttgatgtcttaagctagctgatagaattttacctataaatgatgattttgaatcataaatattgaagaaatcgatggatttgatttagtttgatgttttatagtcagtattttgttcgtgttggggtggtgaaaaattttgtgtttcaaactcggtggcaatgtttaacgtgccgtacgaaggttaatgtgccttgaaaccctcgcaacgctcaagattccactttttgaaccactcgctacgcttgcggttcaatattggaatcttccgcttgctcgggtatcagtattggcacgtgcaatctgcgaaaatctgaacgatgaaataatattatttaaatactatccattttcaatttctttagtaaggtacagcggggcaaatctagactaaaaggcaattgtaactaatccattttttccatgattaCACTATTTCtccattattccattattacatgtatccactgaacacacctACTACATAATTGGTacacactctattttctgaaaaacacttatgaaaaactaaaaaacttaataagtaatgtataaataaaataaagactccttaactcaaataatctttttaatttaagattagcagttaagttcataaatgcatgtatgtttcttaaaaataaacagttttttagggttccgtagtcaactaggaacccttatagtttcgccatgtctgtctgtccgtccgtccgtccgtccgtccgtccgtccgtccgtccgtccgtccgcggataatctcagcaaccgttagcactagaaagctgaaatttggtaccaatatgtatatcaattacgctgacaaagtgcaaaaataaaaaatggaaaaaaaaatgttttattagggaaccccccatacatgtaaagtgggggctgatattttttttattcgaaccccaacgtgtgatatattgttggataggtatttaaaaatgaataagggtttactaagatcgttttttgataatattaatatattcggaaataatcgctcctaaaggaaaaaaagtgcgcccccccccccccctctaacttttgaaccacatgtttaaaaaatatgaaaaaaatcacaaaagtagaaatttataaagactttctaggaaaattgttttgaacttgataggttcagtagtttttgagaaaaatacggaaaactacggaaccctacactgagcgtggcccgacacgctcttggcaggtttttttttaaataatgcaatcattgtaaaacatggaagaaattgagatttgcctcgctgtaccttacttacacctatttttttcatacttaataagtgagacagtataatttaaacactcaaaatcgagcgctcgaaattggaaaatcagctcctgattgatccaatcgtTTGCTCAATACAGTTcgtaagtatggcaattcattttaggataattaaagttatacgcaataatagtatgcaaatttcaattatgcagattcattgttatgcgaaataagaattatgcatttttaatattatgcttattcaatgttatgaacaattatgttatgccaaatctgttatgcgaattcaaattatgcgaattaatgataggcgaaatagagggcacccgtGCTAAGGATACTgccgacatttcctcgctgtatcgcaatgctgatacgttgcgcgacgaagtcgccagctcttcggtcaccagttatctcaaccagacgcttcgcatTTCTGTGAACATCTTGTTCGcactgggaccccatggacctagagtttctacgccaaaaggtacaaagaAGTATTATTtaccaagacttttgtatttacttattacgtttcaaattttatgtattacattcggtactaatttatttaaaaagccATGTCATGGAAACCCAATTTGCTACCACATCAACGTCTAACTCGAGTCGACAAAACATTTGAATAACAATTGCTCAAACAACTTTTAAAAACAAACGTCGGCTTCAAAGGGATGTCGCAGAGTAGAACAGATAGTTGACTTCTTCTTTAGTCGTttcctcaatgctgaggatcgtgacatcatgtcattctgttgaagactaggtccctccataggcgtctgttcctcgccaaggcctcgtgcagttttaatcgcatgggtgcagtaatttAAGCACACCATCTAATAGGGGGAGGTACCTGAGGTCTCGTGCCTTCAACTTTGCCCGTCATAATTCGTCATGAAACATTAATATCAGTTGATTAGTTGACTAATATTAATGTTTCATGAGTTGGAGCCCAAAAGGATTTTGTTTCAGATGTGTGCGGTGAATGTAGTTCAAGCAGAAAATCGTTCTCGaataaaaattctaaaaaatgaataaaagttTCGTCGCTCCAATCCCAGTTGAGTTACCTTTTTTTTCGTTAGGTATGAACAGGTTACCCGTTCATCTTAGGTGTGGCTTTGTTATTAGATATGTATCagattattatgtatttatctttTAAGTTAAGGTAACTTTCAAGTAGTTTCAAACTAGTTTTGACATCTCTTCCCGATCATTTTAGAAGCtagcaaacatttttttttcagcgTTCACTTTCTTTTCAAAATCAGTCTACATATGTGCCGTCATCAAGGtcttatcaaaataaaaaaaaaaccgcgaCATCTTTGGTTTATCTGAATCGGACTCTCAGTGGTAAATTCAAACGCAAACAGAGGAGTACCTAATCTCAAAAATGTACAGAGTGCAACAAAAATATAGTGTGGATCCGTTTAAGGGCATATATTATTGTTCAGAAAACTTTATTTTCGTATGACGCGGGTTGTGATACAAAGGCTTAGACATGTTTCGCGTTAATGTTTATTCCTCTTCGGATTAAGAGAAAAAATTCCAGCGAGCGTTTAATAGCCCAGTGCACTTTCTTCCCCAATTTCCTCTACGCCACAATGGCGGATTGACAACTGACAGCTATTTAGGCGGCAACTGGCAGTCGCTTGTTAGGCGCCATGATGGAATTGCTTTTTTGTCTATGGAACGCTTTATAGAGCTTTGTGGGTGTAGAATATTCTAGGGTTAACGATTGAGTGACCTAATTTGGTATATAGCTATCTACTTATGCAAattgtaggtacagtcgagttcataaatatgtgtacatttcttcaccttaactctgtgcaataaggtgaaaaaatgtacacatatttatgaactggACTGTACACACGTGAAAGACAAAACTTTCAACTTTCAATACAATGACCAAGCGAAAACGAAGGTTTATTTTGGCTTTAAACTTTTGGCTGacctgagattatccgcggacgcacggacggacggacagacatggcgaaaccaaggacgattataaaggaccagcagagtccatactaaataccgtaccccgttggcagccgtaaatctatgtcacttgatgtcactaagagtgtcatttgaataaaaatgtcgttttttttttaaatacgtacgcggtagttcaacggcattacaagtgatacagtgaaaagtatatagatgacgctaggggcccgtgtcatgtttcagtccctgtttacaacgcaaaccatcgttcttattttgaattatgacaatcatgcaaaagagtaccatactgtcaaattttctatctctttcattttgagcgtaacgtcaa
This Leguminivora glycinivorella isolate SPB_JAAS2020 chromosome 24, LegGlyc_1.1, whole genome shotgun sequence DNA region includes the following protein-coding sequences:
- the LOC125238709 gene encoding segmentation polarity homeobox protein engrailed-like, producing MAFEDRCSPNQANSPGPVARVPAPHAENLGTYCQPSQYTCTTIEPRYERNTPMTIVKVQPNSPPPSPQEYQNYYRPETPDVKPVINQDFDPKPTQRQQPALPINFSISNILHPEFGLNALRKTSKIEGPKSVGPNHSILYKPYDLSKQNDFQKYSFDYLKSKEPDFNRLPPLGGLRQTVSQIGEVQKEKEIPKPVEAKRPDSASSIVSSTSSGAPSTCGSSEANGQGNANLWPAWVYCTRYSDRPSSGPRSRRMKKRAIPEEKRPRTAFSAAQLARLKHEFAENRYLTERRRQALAAELGLAEAQIKIWFQNKRAKIKKASGQRNPLAMQLMAQGLYNHSTATESDEEEEISVT